A portion of the Agrobacterium tumefaciens genome contains these proteins:
- a CDS encoding aminotransferase class IV family protein, translating into MKRKPADLTLRETLRWEPQSGFQRIDQHMRRLLRSADALGFRAPVNAVQVLEKKVGGESPLCVKLVMNYKGELDIETAEFRPLQEGTVWRIRIATQTRLDSTDTFYRHKSSRREPYDAARAEFSAGDADEVLLLNERGELCEGSSTSIFVEMPDGQLLTPPLDSGILPGVLRADLIRQRKARGQALKPEDIAGRRLFVGNSLHGLIAAELV; encoded by the coding sequence ATGAAACGCAAACCCGCCGATCTGACCTTGAGAGAAACGCTGCGCTGGGAGCCGCAATCGGGTTTTCAGCGCATTGACCAGCATATGCGCCGGTTATTGCGCTCAGCCGATGCGCTCGGTTTCCGAGCACCGGTCAACGCGGTTCAGGTACTGGAGAAGAAGGTGGGCGGCGAAAGTCCGCTCTGCGTGAAGCTGGTCATGAACTACAAGGGTGAGCTCGATATCGAAACGGCCGAGTTTCGGCCGTTGCAGGAGGGAACCGTCTGGCGGATCCGCATCGCGACGCAAACCAGGCTTGATTCCACCGACACCTTCTATCGCCACAAATCATCGCGCCGGGAACCCTATGATGCCGCCCGCGCCGAATTTTCAGCCGGGGATGCAGACGAGGTTCTGCTGCTCAACGAGCGCGGCGAGTTGTGCGAGGGATCATCGACCAGCATCTTCGTCGAAATGCCGGACGGGCAATTGCTGACGCCGCCGCTCGACAGCGGTATTCTGCCGGGCGTTCTGCGTGCCGATCTCATCCGCCAGCGCAAGGCACGCGGGCAGGCATTGAAGCCGGAGGATATTGCCGGTCGACGGCTGTTCGTGGGAAATTCGCTGCATGGGCTGATTGCGGCGGAGCTGGTCTAA
- a CDS encoding M3 family oligoendopeptidase, producing the protein MTLNRPTPHPVFSLAETSGPALGDLPGWKLSDLYPSGDSPEYKGDIEKAAALAAAFEDKWKGKLEDAAKATGANGIGAALKEYEALDDLIGRIGSFAGLTYFSDTSNPANGKLYGDAQAKLTDISAHLLFFTLELNRIDDAVMDACMANDALAGHYRPWLVDLRKDKPHQLDDQLEQLFLEKSMTSASAFNRLFDETMADLRFDIDGASLSLEVTLNMLQEPEPETRKKAAQALSTTFTNNLRVFTLITNTLAKDKDISDRWRKFEDIADSRHLANRVEREVVDALAAAVKNAYPRLSHRYYAMKAKWLGMEQMNYWDRNAPLPDTSNTIIPWDEAKDTVLSAYGDFAPEMADIARRFFDEQWIDAPARPGKAPGAFAHPTVPSAHPYVLVNYLGKPRDVMTLAHELGHGVHQVLAGDQGALMCATPLTLAETASVFGEMLTFRKLLDDTKDVRERKAMLARKVEDMINTVVRQIAFYEFERKLHTARKQGELTSEQIGELWLSIQAESLGPAIKISEGYETWWTYIPHFIHSPFYVYAYAFGDCLVNSLYAVYQKAETGFQEKYFELLKAGGTKHHSELLKPFGLDATDPSFWDKGLAMIEGLIDELEALDSKQA; encoded by the coding sequence ATGACCCTCAATCGCCCAACACCGCACCCCGTATTTTCGCTTGCCGAAACCTCCGGCCCTGCCCTTGGCGACCTGCCCGGCTGGAAACTCTCGGATCTCTATCCCTCGGGCGATTCGCCGGAATACAAGGGCGACATTGAGAAGGCGGCGGCGCTGGCGGCGGCTTTCGAGGATAAATGGAAGGGCAAGCTTGAAGACGCTGCAAAGGCGACGGGCGCCAACGGCATCGGCGCTGCTCTCAAGGAATATGAAGCGTTGGACGATCTTATCGGCCGCATCGGTTCCTTTGCGGGGCTGACGTATTTTTCAGATACCTCCAACCCGGCAAACGGCAAGCTTTACGGCGACGCCCAGGCGAAACTGACGGATATTTCCGCCCATCTGCTGTTCTTTACGCTTGAACTGAACCGCATCGACGACGCCGTAATGGATGCCTGCATGGCAAACGATGCCTTAGCTGGGCACTACAGGCCGTGGCTGGTGGATTTGCGTAAGGACAAGCCGCACCAGCTCGATGACCAGCTCGAACAGCTATTCCTCGAAAAATCGATGACGAGTGCCAGCGCGTTCAACCGCCTGTTCGATGAGACGATGGCCGACCTGCGCTTCGACATAGACGGCGCAAGCCTTTCGCTGGAAGTAACGCTCAATATGCTTCAGGAGCCGGAGCCGGAAACTCGCAAGAAGGCAGCGCAGGCGCTCAGCACCACCTTCACCAATAATCTGCGGGTCTTCACCCTCATCACCAACACACTGGCCAAGGACAAGGATATTTCCGACCGCTGGCGCAAGTTCGAAGACATCGCCGACAGCCGCCATCTGGCAAACCGTGTGGAGCGCGAGGTCGTAGACGCTCTGGCTGCCGCCGTGAAAAACGCCTATCCGCGCCTTTCGCATCGTTATTACGCCATGAAGGCGAAATGGCTCGGCATGGAACAGATGAACTACTGGGACCGCAACGCGCCGCTTCCCGATACATCGAATACGATAATTCCCTGGGATGAGGCGAAGGACACCGTGCTGTCCGCCTATGGTGATTTTGCGCCGGAGATGGCCGATATTGCCCGCCGGTTCTTCGATGAGCAATGGATCGACGCCCCCGCCCGGCCCGGCAAGGCGCCGGGCGCCTTCGCGCATCCGACCGTGCCTTCGGCCCATCCTTATGTCCTCGTCAACTATCTCGGCAAACCGCGCGACGTGATGACGCTTGCCCATGAGCTTGGCCACGGCGTGCACCAGGTGCTGGCCGGCGACCAAGGCGCGCTGATGTGCGCGACGCCGCTGACGCTTGCCGAAACTGCCTCCGTTTTCGGAGAAATGCTGACCTTCCGCAAATTGCTTGACGACACGAAGGACGTCAGGGAACGCAAGGCCATGCTCGCCCGCAAGGTCGAGGACATGATCAACACGGTCGTGCGACAGATCGCGTTTTATGAATTCGAACGCAAGCTGCACACCGCCCGCAAGCAGGGTGAGTTGACCTCCGAACAGATCGGTGAATTGTGGCTTTCCATTCAGGCCGAGAGCCTCGGCCCGGCGATCAAGATTTCCGAAGGGTATGAGACCTGGTGGACCTACATCCCCCATTTCATCCACTCTCCCTTCTATGTTTATGCCTATGCCTTCGGTGATTGCCTGGTGAACTCGCTGTATGCCGTTTACCAGAAGGCCGAGACCGGCTTTCAGGAGAAATATTTCGAGCTTTTGAAAGCAGGCGGCACCAAGCACCATTCGGAACTTCTGAAACCATTCGGCCTCGATGCGACAGACCCTTCCTTCTGGGACAAGGGTCTTGCCATGATCGAAGGGCTGATCGACGAACTGGAAGCGCTTGACAGCAAACAGGCCTGA
- the omp10 gene encoding outer membrane lipoprotein Omp10 — translation MNFKTSAALLCAAIAVSSCVAPGPSQQTSMAPSLARGPAVDGRWIDRNGIVSTFQNGAFSTRSTDTNTLLASGTYVTISPTLYEINMTSLVRNTQSRVNCALVSPSQLNCTTDSNSQFSLTRQG, via the coding sequence ATGAACTTCAAGACAAGCGCTGCTTTGCTTTGTGCCGCAATCGCGGTGTCTTCATGCGTTGCGCCGGGTCCCTCCCAGCAGACGTCGATGGCACCCTCGCTTGCCCGCGGCCCGGCCGTGGATGGCCGCTGGATCGACCGCAACGGCATCGTATCGACATTCCAGAACGGTGCTTTCTCCACCCGTTCGACCGATACCAACACGCTTCTCGCATCCGGCACCTATGTTACGATTTCGCCGACGCTCTATGAGATCAACATGACGTCATTGGTGCGCAACACGCAATCGCGCGTCAACTGCGCGCTCGTCTCCCCGTCGCAACTGAATTGCACGACAGACAGCAACAGCCAGTTCTCGCTAACGCGTCAGGGCTGA
- a CDS encoding homospermidine synthase, with translation MTDANHPIYGDIDGPIIMIGFGSIGRGTLPLIERHFNFDKTRLVVIDPREDIAAYLAERNIRHIRTHLTKENYKEVLKPLLKGVQGQGFCVNLSVDAASVDLMRLCRKHGMLYIDTVVEPWPGFYFDADADNASRTNYSLRETMLKEKARKPGGTTAVSTCGANPGMVSWFVKQALVNLAKDSGLDIEEPRPHDQQAWAKLMQQLGVKGVHVAERDTQRAKNPKPFGAFWNTWSVEGFIAEGFQPAELGWGTHENWMPKNAKKQKKGSKAAIYLDQPGANTRVRTWCPGQGPQYGFLVTHNEAISISDYFTVRNDDGDLIYRPTCHYAYHPCNDAVLSLHELFGNGGTPQPIQHVLGEDELVDGADELGVLLYGHDKNAYWYGSRLTLQEARALAPSQNATGLQVSSAVLAGMVWALENPQAGIVEADEMDYRRCLEVQRPYLGPVEGHYTDWTPLDGRPGLFPDNIDTSDPWQFRNILVR, from the coding sequence ATGACGGACGCAAACCATCCGATTTACGGCGATATTGACGGCCCCATCATCATGATCGGCTTCGGCTCCATCGGGCGCGGCACTCTTCCGTTGATCGAACGTCATTTCAACTTCGACAAGACCAGGCTCGTCGTCATCGACCCGCGCGAGGATATCGCAGCGTATCTGGCCGAGAGAAACATTCGCCATATCCGTACGCATCTGACCAAAGAAAACTACAAGGAGGTGCTCAAGCCACTCCTTAAAGGGGTTCAGGGTCAGGGCTTCTGCGTCAATCTTTCGGTCGATGCCGCATCCGTCGATCTGATGAGGCTCTGCCGCAAACATGGCATGCTCTACATCGACACCGTAGTGGAGCCGTGGCCCGGCTTTTACTTCGATGCAGACGCCGACAATGCCTCCCGTACCAATTATTCGCTGCGCGAGACCATGCTGAAAGAAAAGGCTCGGAAACCGGGCGGCACAACGGCCGTTTCCACCTGCGGCGCAAATCCCGGCATGGTGTCCTGGTTCGTAAAACAGGCGCTGGTCAATCTCGCCAAGGATAGCGGTCTCGACATCGAAGAGCCGCGACCGCATGACCAGCAGGCATGGGCAAAGCTCATGCAGCAGCTCGGCGTCAAGGGCGTGCATGTGGCAGAGCGCGATACGCAGCGGGCAAAAAATCCCAAGCCATTCGGCGCATTCTGGAACACCTGGTCCGTCGAGGGTTTTATCGCCGAAGGTTTTCAGCCCGCCGAACTCGGCTGGGGAACGCATGAAAACTGGATGCCAAAAAACGCGAAAAAACAAAAAAAGGGCAGCAAGGCAGCGATCTATCTCGATCAGCCCGGCGCCAATACGCGGGTACGGACATGGTGTCCCGGACAAGGGCCGCAATATGGATTTCTGGTCACCCACAACGAGGCGATCTCGATTTCCGACTATTTCACCGTCCGCAATGACGATGGCGATCTGATCTACCGGCCCACCTGTCACTATGCCTACCACCCCTGCAACGACGCCGTCCTTTCCCTGCACGAACTTTTCGGTAATGGCGGCACGCCGCAGCCGATCCAGCATGTGCTTGGCGAAGACGAGCTTGTCGATGGTGCCGACGAGCTGGGTGTTCTTCTCTACGGCCATGACAAAAATGCCTATTGGTATGGCTCGCGGCTAACCTTGCAGGAGGCACGGGCGCTCGCCCCCAGCCAGAACGCGACCGGATTGCAGGTCAGCTCCGCGGTACTGGCCGGAATGGTCTGGGCGCTGGAAAATCCGCAAGCCGGCATCGTCGAGGCGGATGAAATGGATTATCGCCGTTGCCTTGAGGTGCAGCGTCCCTATCTTGGACCGGTCGAAGGACATTACACGGACTGGACGCCGCTCGACGGTCGCCCGGGACTGTTTCCAGACAATATCGACACCTCGGATCCCTGGCAGTTCCGCAACATCCTCGTGCGCTGA
- a CDS encoding sensor domain-containing diguanylate cyclase, with the protein MNSLIERVAALQSATPVLIALYDSEDRLRHANPSFRQSFQLADDDFSTWAEIMRLNHRLRTGVVVRNSDFEGWLLSAQSRRGKLPYRAFEMDMYDGRWFWMTETVQQDGWMLCVASDVTELRQGYRTLRQDRDLAVRASQTDELTGTANRRFVFAKLALQVERVGKGLEAPFCLCTLDIDFFKHINDRFGHKCGDAVLRDFVGIAHSVVRRVDCFGRIGGEEFMLILPRSSVVESREIVERLLQKVRLSRPLAEFPDFSYSCSAGMTTYRMAESADDVFMRADQALYAAKEKGRDRLLAVTV; encoded by the coding sequence TTGAATAGTCTTATCGAGCGTGTCGCAGCGCTTCAGAGCGCCACCCCCGTTCTTATTGCACTTTACGATTCCGAAGACCGGTTGCGGCATGCCAACCCGTCGTTTCGGCAGAGCTTTCAGCTTGCCGACGATGATTTTTCGACCTGGGCGGAAATCATGCGCTTGAACCACCGTCTGCGAACCGGCGTGGTCGTCAGAAACAGCGATTTCGAGGGCTGGCTTTTGTCGGCGCAGTCCCGGCGCGGCAAGCTGCCGTATCGTGCCTTCGAGATGGACATGTATGACGGCCGCTGGTTCTGGATGACGGAGACGGTGCAGCAGGATGGCTGGATGCTGTGTGTCGCAAGCGATGTCACCGAATTGCGCCAGGGCTACAGAACCCTGCGGCAGGACCGGGATCTGGCGGTGCGCGCCTCGCAGACCGACGAATTGACGGGAACGGCGAACCGGCGTTTTGTTTTCGCCAAACTCGCGCTACAGGTGGAGCGGGTCGGCAAGGGGCTTGAAGCACCCTTTTGCCTTTGCACGCTCGACATCGACTTTTTCAAGCACATCAATGATCGTTTCGGCCACAAATGCGGCGATGCGGTGCTGCGCGATTTTGTCGGGATCGCCCATTCCGTCGTCCGGCGGGTGGATTGTTTTGGCAGGATCGGCGGTGAGGAATTCATGCTCATCCTGCCGCGCAGTTCGGTTGTTGAGAGCCGGGAGATCGTCGAGCGGCTACTGCAAAAGGTGCGTCTTTCCAGACCTCTGGCCGAGTTTCCGGATTTTTCCTATAGCTGTTCCGCTGGAATGACGACCTATCGGATGGCAGAAAGTGCCGACGATGTTTTCATGCGCGCCGATCAGGCGCTTTACGCTGCCAAGGAAAAGGGCCGCGACCGGCTTTTGGCGGTGACGGTTTAG